A window of Heterodontus francisci isolate sHetFra1 chromosome 18, sHetFra1.hap1, whole genome shotgun sequence genomic DNA:
GTTAAACTGGAAACCTGGAGGTTTTGGTGGCGTGTTTGCCAATCATCTTGGGGAGCTGGAGAAAGGGATCAACATGAATGGGATGCTCAAGTCTAATCTCAACAGTGATTTGATTGAGGAatccatattgttacgaccaaaatccctcttctccgcaggtcacagcatatcaataaattttcccagctACTGAAAACCAGCCAGTTCCATACTTTATTTGTCCTTTAGAATAAAGCAcaccaccaggtttctttaaccaacaaaatcaactatttattaataaacgaaGTCTaaaccaataatgagataaatctatatatgaaaagctccttatttctctaaccctcatgcacacacacatacataaaaaaatggttaactgggtGAAAAGGATttatttggtttacagctgtttcttaggcaaCGATTTGTCTGAAGAAGCGTCATGTctggaagaggtaaaggaggcaaaggactgggcaaaggcggagcaaagcggcaccgcaaagtgcttcgtgataatatccagggcatcagcaagccagcaattcgccgcctggctcaccgtggcggagtgaagcgcatctcgggtttgatctatgaggagacccgtGAGGTGttaaaggttttcctggagaatgtgatcagagatgcggtcacctacactgagcacgccaagcgcaagacggtcaccgccatggatgtggtgtacgcgctgaaacgccagggccgcactctctatggattcggcggctaaacaaTTTGACCTTGTCTACCAAAAACAAAAGGCTCTTATAAGAGCCACCCAAAACCTCATATAGAGATAAGTGACCTTGAAACTGCAGCGGGGATGTCTTGGggtgttcagtttagtttagtgatacagcactgaaacaggcccttcggcccactgggcggcacagttgcgcagtggttagtaccgcagcctcacagctccagcgacccgggttcaattctgggtactgcctgtgtgaagtttgcaagttctccctgtgtctgcgtgggttttctccgggtgctccggtttcctcccacagccaaaaagacttgcaggttgttaggtaaattggccattataaattgtccctagtataggtaggtggtagggaatatagggacaggtggggatgtggtaggaatatgggattagtgtaggattagtataaatgggtggttgatggtcagcacagactcggtgggccgaagggcctgtttcagtgctgtatctctaaactaaactagaaggaataataaaataaattaGTTTGTCACGTTCTGGAAGGAAATTCTTCGGtttggtgagatgtcccagagccgaatagtcagatgccactcgaagtctctccgggCAAGATTGATGAACAGTTtgatgatgggtaggcattcaaggcaattcaactgcagcagacttcacataggtctttcagcaggggtgcagcaacaagtCTGCTTAGGTTTGacggcagcagtatagcagtagaagctttcttcagatttcaggatttcttaaaacacaggaggtaaCAGGAACcatacttgatgcagggattcttcagagactggaggcaataggaatctgctacctcagatgtataggggtttcttctcaagagatgcagccttcctttacagagagagcagCACTatttctgtctttgcctctctgctctccaggcaggtcaaagccaaatttctaatgcctgctttttgtccaactcactgaTTTTTTTAAAGGACCCAAAGTGAAAGAAAAATGTTCCTGAACAGATCATATGTCCAGAcatagatataaaagcaaaatactgccgctgctggaaatctgaaataataacaaaaaatgctggacatactcagcaggtctggcagcatctgtggagagagaagcagagttaacatttcaggttagcgacctttcatcagaactggcaaaggttagaaatgtaattggttttaagcaaataaagcaggggtgaggcaaaagataacaaaagggaaggtgtgataggacagagggtcacagagaataactgaccagaaggccatggagcaaaggcaaagggtgtgttaacggtgtggtgaaagataaagcgttatttcagagagggtgttaaatgacagaataatgaacagccctggccaaaagcacaaacatgaaaaaaaacagtgggcaggcacatggtaaaaatatgaatgatgaaacaaactaaaattaaataataataaaaaataaaactaaaaatgtAAAAGaagggggcagtcatgctctgaaactattgaactcagtgttcagtcttgtaggctgtagcgtgcctaatcggtaaatgagatgttgttcatcgagcttgcgttgatgttcactggaacactgcagcaagcccaggagagagatgtgggcatgagagcagggggggtgtgttgaaatggcaagtgacaggaagctcgtggtcgtgttttcagactgagtgaaggtgttccgcaaagcggtcacccaatctgcatttggtctccccaatgtagaggagactgcattgtgagcagtgaatacagtatactaaattgaaagaagtacaagtaaattgctgcttcacctgaaaggaatgtttggggccttgcatagtgaggagaaaggaggtaaatgggcaggtattacacctccagtgattgcatgggaaggtgccatgggaaggggacgaggtgtcgggggtaatggaggaatggaccagggtgtcgcagagggaacaatctcttcagaatgctgacgagaggggaagatgcatttggtagtgtcaTCGCGCTGGATGCggtggaaatggcggaagatgatcctttggatgtggtggctggtggggtggaaagtgaggaaaaggaataccctgttgtggttctgggagggaggggaaggggtgagggtagaggtgtgggaaatgggccggacatggttgagggccctgtcaaccacggtgggggggaatactcggttgagaaaaaaggaagacatatcagaggtgctgttgtggaaggttgcatcaccagagcagatgaattggagatggagaaactgggaaaatggaatggagtccttacaggagacagggtgtgaagaagtgtagtcgaggtagctgtgggagtccgtgggcttataatggatattagtagacagcctatccccagagatggagacagagaagtcgaggaagggaagggaagtatcagagatgaaccatttaaaggtgagagaagggtggaaattggaagcaaagttgatgaagttttccagttcggggcgggagcaggaaacggcaccgatacaatcatcaatgtaccggaaaaagagttgagtaggactggaacaagaaatgttcgacatatcctacAAAAAAAACAGGCATtactaggacccatacgggtactcattgcaacaccttttacttgaaggaaatgagtggagttgaaggagaagttgttcaatgtgagaacaagttcagccaggcggaggagggtggtggtggatggggactggttgggccactgttcaaggaagaatcctggtgggggaatggaggtgtagagagattggatgtccatagtgaagaggaggcggttagggcgaggaaactggaagttgtcaaaatgacgtagggtgttggAAGAGTCATGgaagtaggtgggaagagactggaccggggagaaaagatagagtcaagataggaagaaataagttcagtggggcagaaacaggctgaaacaatgggtctgccaggacagttgtgtttgcggattttgggaaggaggtagaagcgggctgcccGGGGCTGCAGGattatgagattggaagctgttgagggaagatctccggcggagatgagatcagtgaccatcctgtggacagtagcttgatgttcggtgatgggatcatggtccagggggaggtaggaagaagggtctgagagttggcgctgagcctctgcaaggtagaggtctgtacgccagacaacaacagtacCGCCCTTGTCTACATGTTTGCTGACAACGTTGGGGTTAGATCTGAGTGAACtgaatgcagcaagttcagagggagacaggttaaagTGCgtgagggaagcagagaaattgagatggccgatgtctctctGACAGTTTTCAATTAAAATGTTTTTATGTCCAGACATGCTGGCTGGAACTTTACCCCACCCCAGTGagccgtaaaattgagcaggaggctccaggaggcctttgcctgcctccacggggattttacccatggcaaatgggcgtccgggagatgtgaaaggccgcccagtgaaacctggcagcctctcagTGCACCGAGGGGTGGGAGGGGCGCctggacaaacgggcacagggttcccaattgagggctgcccccacttccccaaccacccccaggaaccAAGACGCGCCCTTCCCCCCACACGAacatccttgcctcgccgggacgCATCTGATCACACCGGCGAGGCTAACCAAACTTACCTgtggtcctggctccatgtcctcagcttggctgcagtcccagcagtggccaccgctcccggtggcactgttggggctaagagctgctggcccaatgattggccggcaactcaatgaggcgggacttcctccctcaagcgggtggaagtcccaccttggaacaattaaagcccgggggccCGTAAAATGCGGATTGGATCCCCAggtcaggcggaagcgggtttgccaccaacttttacgtcggtggccggctcccatccacctgatgtaaaatccagcccagagtctctcttgacattcaatgttgCTCTGAGAAgttcaaaccccttgctggtttccttgaaattgcttgcttTCCTCTCCTTGTAAACATTTTCAGCTTCCTTTTAAAGTTCAGCTTTtgttttgaacttcctttcaaaacattgcaaaatTTTCAGCTGCGTGCAGGtgcctcaatgtccactgaaaaaccctttttctgttttttaaaacacacagaattctaagtttttagttaaaaaaataaaaactctGCAACAATATCACCTTGATGTTCACTGTCCTTAGTCAAAGCTTTATTGCTTGAATAAAGTGGAAAGCTGTCAAATTATTATATTACATCCTAAGACAATGAATTGGTTCAACACGCTTGCAAGAGTTTTATCATGTCTTCGCTCAGTCAATTATACTGTTTGCCTAAAGATATCACTACCTGACATTGAAGAGGTGAACACGGGCCTCAATTAAGTAGTTAATGATGAGGTTTTAGTGAAAATATTATTTGATAACCATCAGGATTAAGCAGGGTTAACAAAAATCACTACCCATTATTCCAACTAATTGCTAATTATCACAAGTATTTCGTGTTGAACATGTAAGGGTTGATTTTCATCTTCACCGCCTGCCCTGTAACATGAACAGCAGATCATCTGCCTTTTATACGACCCGTCCAAATTTTAATGAATTGATTTCAAGGAAAGGAAGAACAGTCGGATTCTCGAAAGGGCAGATGTTCTCCTCGATGAGATTAACACCCATGCAGTGAAAATGAAAATTAATTCTGTAATTACCATTCTTACCTGTCTCATTCTGTACTCAACCATAACTTCTAGCTCCTTGATTAAAAGATAAAATTTAGCTCAATAAAATAATGATTGCCATTAAAAGTGTGCTGCCTCTGTATTATTTAAGACCATAAATCTATAGATTGCATAATATTTTATCACCTATTAAAACATGAATCAGAGTCATGATTAGAATAATTCATAATTTCATTCATATTATTTTGGGAGGAATGTAACTAAGCAGCTCTGCTCCTATTTTTGCTCTATAAATGCTGAACTCTTGGATAGCTAATGAGATTCTATTACGATGACCAGAGCTGTTCTTACACTTTTGACAGATAAAAATAGTATTATTGAACTTAATCTCCAAATTCTGATGACATCAAATTAGTAAAGTTTTTTTTAATTGTTCATTGAAATTATGCGGGTAACATGCATATATAAAATAAACATTAAAGGAATGTCGGAAAGTCATATTAAATTACAATTACCGTTTTCATCCAGCTACGTACTGACTGAATTCCAATTTCGACTGTAAAATCCAACTTCAAGTTTGAAAGGTAAAACTTAACTCAATAAAATGCTGTGCATGAACTTCTGACCATTTCAGTTAATGGTGGGAATAATTGTGACAGTGCTTGTGTGAGTTTTCCTATACTGGCCCTGATGTTTCGAGGGTGGTAGAAGGGTGCTGGGGGACTGGGCGACATATAGGGCGGCTGGGAAACTGAAATACCTGCGTAACATAGAGGCCATGCAGAACTTCACGGGAGGACCACTATTGAATTATTTTACTCTTATTTCCTAGCcggcagccagccagattgagaagTTGGCATGTTGTTGGGTTGGAAGATCTAGGCTAGGATTTTGCACCTGGGCACTGgataagggagggagggaaagatggtGCAGCGGGATAAGACTGTGGACagatggtgggggatgggggtaaCGATCACATCGGGGGGATCATTGGGGGAAGTAGAATTGTGGTTGGCCTGGagagtgggcggggtgggggggttggcggGGACCAGATTGTGGGGGTGGGACGTCGGCAGATTGTGATGGGTAGGGCCAGTGGATCGAGGTGGATGGCAATGCTGTCACGTCATGTTTGCATGAGTGGCTGGGGGGCATGGGGGAAGCACTCCTGGTCCTCCTGGCCCACAGGCAGTGCTATAACAAACATCTACTGTTTGGATCCCGAAATTCCCACCTCAACGCTGGGTTTCCTAAACCAAGGGGAAGTCCGGCTTGTAGCTGCCAAATCTAAAACGTTGCTAAAATTCGAGGCAAGCAGAttcattagcatatttaaattactgCACCACTTCTTCAGAGCAGGTTACTTGCCcagcccctcccccgccccccccaccaaccaGCCCTGGTTAAACAGGAAGTAGGCACATTCACGATAGTTTGGGAGACATGTTTCAGATTTTTAAGAATTTAACTCTTCCCTCATTCATTTTTTGTCTGttctgcggggtgggggggggggtgcggtttcaatttatttttaaaaatgtttttacatTCATTCACAtcatgtgggcctcactggcaaggccagcatttgttgcccatccctaatttctcttaaGGAGGCCATGGcgtgttgcct
This region includes:
- the LOC137379823 gene encoding uncharacterized protein, encoding MSGRGKGGKGLGKGGAKRHRKVLRDNIQGISKPAIRRLAHRGGVKRISGLIYEETREVLKVFLENVIRDAVTYTEHAKRKTVTAMDVVYALKRQGRTLYGFGG